From Streptomyces sp. NBC_00775, one genomic window encodes:
- the cyc1 gene encoding epi-isozizaene synthase encodes MHAFSQSTSSTPTAVAVPPALSLPVIEAAFPRQLHPYWPRLQEKTRTWLLEKRLMPADKVEEYADGLCYTDLMAGYYIGAPDEVMQAIADYSAWFFVWDDRHDRDVIHGRTDAWRRLRFQLHAALDSPRDHLRHRDPLVAAFADTMVRLYSFLSKKWNERFALHFHAVIEAYDREFRNRSSGTVPTVEEYLELRRLTFAHWIWTDLLEPSAGYELPAMVRNHPAYRRAALLSQEFAAWYNDLCSLPKEIAGDEFHNLGISLIHHEGLTLEESVVEVRRRVEECINEFLVAELDVLRLADTLADGTVRGNAASVAVTACLGNMRNWFSSVYWFHHESGRYMVDKWDDRATPPYVNNEAAGEK; translated from the coding sequence GTGCATGCTTTCTCACAGAGCACTTCATCGACACCAACAGCGGTCGCGGTACCACCGGCGCTCTCTCTCCCGGTGATCGAGGCAGCGTTTCCCCGTCAACTGCACCCGTATTGGCCCAGGCTCCAGGAGAAGACCAGGACCTGGCTCCTCGAAAAGCGGCTCATGCCGGCGGACAAGGTCGAGGAATATGCCGACGGCTTGTGCTACACCGACCTCATGGCGGGCTACTACATTGGCGCCCCCGACGAGGTCATGCAGGCGATAGCGGACTACAGCGCGTGGTTCTTCGTCTGGGACGACCGCCACGACCGCGATGTCATCCACGGCCGGACGGACGCCTGGCGGAGGCTCAGGTTCCAGTTGCACGCGGCCCTCGACTCCCCCCGGGACCATCTGCGTCACCGGGATCCCCTGGTCGCGGCGTTCGCGGACACCATGGTGCGCCTGTACTCGTTCCTCAGCAAGAAGTGGAACGAGCGGTTCGCGCTCCACTTCCATGCGGTGATCGAGGCGTACGACCGGGAATTCCGGAACCGTTCCTCGGGCACCGTCCCCACGGTCGAGGAGTATCTCGAACTCCGCCGGCTGACGTTCGCGCACTGGATCTGGACCGACCTGCTGGAACCGAGCGCGGGCTATGAACTCCCCGCCATGGTACGGAATCACCCCGCATATCGGAGGGCGGCACTGCTCAGCCAGGAATTCGCCGCCTGGTACAACGATCTGTGCTCACTCCCCAAGGAAATAGCGGGCGACGAATTCCACAATCTCGGAATCAGTCTCATTCACCATGAAGGGCTGACTCTCGAAGAATCCGTCGTAGAAGTGCGACGACGGGTCGAGGAATGCATCAACGAATTCCTCGTCGCCGAACTGGACGTATTACGGCTCGCCGACACCCTCGCGGACGGGACCGTGCGGGGAAACGCGGCGAGCGTCGCCGTGACGGCGTGCCTCGGCAATATGCGGAACTGGTTCAGCTCCGTGTACTGGTTCCACCACGAGTCGGGCCGGTACATGGTCGACAAGTGGGACGACCGCGCCACACCCCCGTACGTCAACAATGAAGCGGCAGGTGAGAAATGA
- a CDS encoding tetratricopeptide repeat protein, which translates to MRIFGKGRHRPSASWRQATDRAFTLIGDGRYEDAGALLTRAADLEPWLSESWFNLALLHKFRHDWEQARAAGLRAVALLDRETGAPDWWNVGIAATALQDWPLARRAWQAYGLRVPGGAAVSGEPVGMDLGSAAVRLSPEGEAEVVWGRRLDPARVEVLSIPLPSSGRRWGEVVLHDGVPHGERTTAAGHAYPVFDEIELWAPSPVPTWVVLLEAATEDDRDALEQLAADAGFAAEDWSSSVRLLCRMCSESRMPSDEGDGEHLDPHDHSEPGHPGPLGHRTDGQLWVPERECGVAAPAGLVRGLLDGWVADSPDSRDWRDLEEVC; encoded by the coding sequence GTGAGGATCTTCGGCAAGGGACGACACCGGCCCTCCGCCTCATGGCGGCAGGCCACCGACCGTGCGTTCACGCTGATCGGCGACGGCCGGTACGAGGACGCGGGAGCGCTGCTGACGCGCGCCGCGGACCTGGAGCCGTGGCTGTCCGAGTCCTGGTTCAACCTGGCTCTGCTGCACAAGTTCCGGCACGACTGGGAGCAGGCCCGGGCGGCAGGTCTGCGGGCCGTCGCGCTGCTCGACCGGGAGACCGGCGCACCTGACTGGTGGAACGTGGGCATCGCGGCCACTGCCTTGCAGGACTGGCCGCTGGCCCGGCGCGCCTGGCAGGCGTACGGGCTGCGGGTGCCCGGCGGCGCCGCCGTCTCCGGGGAGCCGGTGGGCATGGACCTGGGCAGTGCGGCCGTACGGCTGTCTCCGGAGGGTGAGGCCGAGGTGGTGTGGGGACGCAGGCTGGACCCCGCCCGCGTCGAGGTGCTGTCCATTCCGCTGCCGTCGTCCGGGCGGCGCTGGGGCGAGGTCGTGCTGCACGACGGGGTGCCCCACGGGGAGCGGACGACCGCGGCCGGGCACGCCTATCCCGTGTTCGACGAGATCGAGCTGTGGGCGCCCTCCCCGGTGCCTACCTGGGTGGTCCTCCTTGAGGCGGCCACCGAGGACGACCGGGACGCGCTGGAGCAGCTGGCCGCCGATGCCGGGTTCGCCGCGGAGGACTGGTCTTCGTCGGTGCGGTTGCTGTGCCGGATGTGTTCCGAGTCGCGGATGCCGTCCGACGAGGGTGACGGCGAGCATCTGGATCCGCACGATCACAGTGAGCCCGGGCATCCTGGGCCGCTGGGGCACCGTACGGACGGGCAGCTGTGGGTGCCTGAGCGGGAGTGTGGGGTGGCTGCGCCGGCTGGGCTGGTGCGGGGGTTGTTGGACGGGTGGGTTGCCGACAGTCCCGATTCCCGGGACTGGCGGGATCTGGAAGAGGTCTGCTAG
- a CDS encoding putative Ig domain-containing protein, with the protein MSETRSGRPAGNLRRLLTAAIPALALTVAGLMAAPSAGAQTAPTTGHTSRVTQNAKALTAPGAQAVHSTGKAGQKVPTTHLCGTPAPGHAACFAQRRTDIRQKLAAAVSPNAAAAVSGLSPANLHSAYNLPSTGGSGLTVAVVDAYNDPNAASDLATYRSQFGLSACTVANGCFKQVSQTGSTTSLPTNDTGWAGEEALDIDMVSAVCPNCNIILVEANSATDSDLGTAENEAVTLGAKFVSNSWGGDESSSQTSEDTSYFKHPGVAITVSAGDSDYGAEYPATSQYVTAVGGTALSTSSTTRGWSESVWKTSSTEGTGSGCSAYDAKPSWQTDTGCTKRMESDVSAVADPATGVAVYDTYGGSGWAVYGGTSASSPIIAGVYALAGTPGSSDYPAKYPYSHTSNLYDVTSGNNGSCSTSYFCTAATGYDGPTGWGTPNGTAAFTSGTSTGNTVTVTNPGSQSTATGGSVSLQISASDSAGATLTYSASGLPTGLSISSSTGLISGTASTAGTYSTTVTATDSTGASGSASFTWTVSTSGGGTCTSAQLLGNPGFESGNTTWTASSGVITSSSSEAAHAGSYKAWMDGYGSTHTDTLSQSVTIPSGCKASFTFYLHIDTAETTTSSQYDKLTVTAGSTTLATYSNLNAASGYAQKTFDLSSFAGSTVTLKFSGVEDSSLQTSFVVDDTAVTTS; encoded by the coding sequence ATGAGTGAGACCCGCTCCGGCAGACCCGCCGGGAACCTGCGAAGACTTCTGACCGCCGCCATACCCGCCCTCGCCCTCACCGTCGCCGGTCTGATGGCGGCCCCGAGCGCCGGCGCGCAGACCGCGCCCACCACCGGGCACACCTCCCGCGTCACCCAGAACGCGAAGGCCCTGACGGCCCCCGGCGCACAGGCCGTCCACTCCACCGGCAAGGCCGGACAGAAGGTGCCCACCACGCACCTGTGCGGCACCCCGGCCCCCGGTCACGCGGCCTGCTTCGCCCAGCGGCGTACCGACATCAGGCAGAAGCTGGCCGCCGCGGTCTCCCCCAACGCCGCCGCCGCGGTGTCCGGCCTGAGCCCGGCCAACCTGCACAGCGCCTACAACCTGCCCTCGACCGGCGGCTCCGGCCTGACCGTCGCCGTGGTCGACGCGTACAACGACCCCAACGCGGCCTCCGACCTGGCCACTTACCGTTCGCAGTTCGGCCTGTCGGCCTGCACGGTCGCCAACGGCTGCTTCAAGCAGGTCAGCCAGACCGGCTCGACCACCTCGCTGCCGACGAACGACACCGGCTGGGCGGGCGAGGAAGCGCTCGACATCGACATGGTCAGCGCGGTCTGCCCGAACTGCAACATCATCCTCGTCGAGGCCAACTCGGCCACCGACTCGGACCTCGGCACCGCCGAGAACGAGGCCGTGACCCTGGGCGCGAAGTTCGTCTCCAACAGCTGGGGCGGTGACGAGTCCTCCTCCCAGACCAGCGAGGACACCTCGTACTTCAAGCACCCGGGCGTCGCGATCACCGTCTCCGCGGGTGACTCGGACTACGGCGCCGAGTACCCGGCCACGTCCCAGTACGTGACCGCCGTCGGCGGCACCGCGCTGTCCACGTCCTCCACCACCCGCGGCTGGAGCGAGTCGGTCTGGAAGACCAGCAGCACCGAGGGCACCGGCTCGGGCTGCTCCGCGTACGACGCCAAGCCGAGCTGGCAGACCGACACCGGCTGCACCAAGCGCATGGAGTCCGACGTCTCCGCGGTCGCCGACCCCGCCACCGGCGTGGCCGTCTACGACACCTACGGCGGCTCCGGCTGGGCGGTCTACGGCGGTACGAGCGCTTCCTCGCCGATCATCGCGGGTGTGTACGCCCTCGCGGGCACCCCGGGCTCCAGCGACTACCCGGCGAAGTACCCGTACTCGCACACCTCGAACCTGTACGACGTGACCAGCGGCAACAACGGCTCCTGCTCCACCTCGTACTTCTGCACCGCGGCCACCGGCTACGACGGCCCGACCGGCTGGGGCACCCCCAACGGCACCGCCGCCTTCACCTCGGGCACCAGCACCGGCAACACGGTGACCGTCACCAACCCGGGCAGCCAGTCCACCGCCACCGGCGGCTCGGTCAGCCTGCAGATCTCGGCCAGCGACAGCGCGGGCGCGACCCTCACCTACAGCGCGAGCGGTCTGCCGACCGGGCTGTCCATCAGCAGTTCCACCGGCCTGATCTCCGGCACCGCGAGCACGGCGGGCACCTACAGCACCACCGTCACAGCGACCGACAGCACGGGCGCCTCCGGCTCGGCGTCCTTCACCTGGACCGTCAGCACCTCCGGCGGCGGCACCTGCACCTCGGCGCAGCTGCTCGGCAACCCGGGCTTCGAGTCGGGCAACACCACCTGGACCGCCAGCAGCGGTGTCATCACCAGCTCCAGCAGTGAGGCCGCACACGCCGGCTCGTACAAGGCGTGGATGGACGGCTACGGCTCGACGCACACCGACACGCTCTCCCAGTCGGTGACCATCCCGTCCGGCTGCAAGGCCAGCTTCACCTTCTACCTGCACATCGACACGGCGGAGACGACCACCAGCAGCCAGTACGACAAGCTGACGGTCACCGCCGGATCGACCACTCTGGCGACGTACTCGAACCTCAACGCCGCCTCGGGCTACGCCCAGAAGACGTTCGACCTGTCCTCGTTCGCCGGGTCCACCGTCACCCTGAAGTTCAGCGGTGTCGAGGACTCCTCGCTCCAGACCAGCTTCGTCGTCGACGACACCGCCGTCACGACCAGCTGA
- a CDS encoding ribonucleoside-diphosphate reductase subunit alpha: MTIAPADPASVSVPQAPVQAPVENDGPGTTLLRTLTDLTADLPDADPGRVAAAALRGRSARADDTELRELATEAAAGLISEDPAYSKLAARLLTISIAAEAASQGVTTFSESITTGHREGLIADRTAEFVRLHTAHLDALIDTEGDDRFGYFGLRTLHSRYLLRHPITRKVVETPQHFMLRVASGLAEDDTTRALDEVAALYSLMSRLDYLPSSPTLFNSGTRHPQMSSCYLLDSPLDELDSIYDRYHQVARLSKHAGGIGLSYSRIRSRGSLIRGTNGHSNGIVPFLKTLDASVAAVNQGGRRKGAAAVYLETWHSDIEEFLELRDNTGEDARRTHNLNLAHWIPDEFMRRVNEDAVWSLFSPADVPELVDLWGDEFDAAYRKAEEAGLAKKTIPARDLYGRMMRTLAQTGNGWMTFKDAANRTANQTAEPGHTVHSSNLCTEILEVTDDGETAVCNLGSVNLGAFVDTAAGDIDWERLDETVRTAVTFLDRVVDINFYPTEQAGRSNAKWRPVGLGAMGLQDVFFKLRVPFDSPQAKALSTRIAERIMLAAYEASADLAERNGPLPAWEKTRTARGVLHPDHFDVELTWPERWTALRERIAAVGMRNSLLLAIAPTATIASIAGVYECIEPQVSNLFKRETLSGEFLQVNSYLVAELKKLGVWDAQTREALRESNGSVQGFTWVPQDVRDLYRTAWEIPQRGLIDMAAARTPFLDQAQSLNLFLETPTIGKLSSMYAYAWKSGLKTTYYLRSRPATRIARAAQAQTQPEKTIPVQQAADPDAVACSLENPESCEACQ; encoded by the coding sequence GTGACCATCGCGCCAGCCGATCCGGCTTCAGTTTCCGTGCCGCAGGCCCCGGTGCAGGCCCCGGTGGAGAACGACGGTCCCGGTACCACGCTGCTGCGTACCCTGACCGACCTCACCGCCGACCTCCCCGACGCCGACCCCGGCCGGGTCGCCGCCGCCGCGCTGCGCGGCCGCTCCGCCCGCGCGGACGACACGGAACTGCGCGAACTGGCCACGGAGGCCGCCGCGGGCCTCATCTCCGAGGACCCCGCCTACTCGAAGCTGGCGGCCAGGCTGCTGACGATCAGCATCGCGGCCGAGGCCGCCTCCCAGGGCGTCACGACCTTCTCCGAGTCGATCACGACCGGCCACCGCGAGGGCCTGATCGCCGACCGCACCGCCGAGTTCGTCCGGCTGCACACGGCCCACCTCGACGCCCTGATCGACACCGAAGGCGACGACCGCTTCGGCTACTTCGGCCTGCGCACCCTGCACAGCCGCTACCTCCTGCGGCACCCGATCACCCGCAAGGTCGTCGAGACGCCCCAGCACTTCATGCTCCGCGTGGCATCCGGCCTCGCCGAGGACGACACCACCAGGGCCCTCGACGAAGTAGCGGCGCTCTACAGCCTGATGAGCCGCCTCGACTACCTCCCCTCCTCCCCCACCCTCTTCAACTCCGGCACCCGGCATCCCCAGATGTCGTCCTGCTACCTCCTCGACTCCCCGCTGGACGAGCTGGACTCCATCTACGACCGCTACCACCAGGTCGCCCGGCTCTCGAAGCACGCGGGCGGCATCGGCCTGTCGTACTCCCGTATCCGTTCGCGCGGTTCGCTGATCCGCGGCACGAACGGGCACTCCAACGGCATCGTCCCGTTCCTGAAGACCCTCGACGCCTCGGTCGCCGCCGTGAACCAGGGCGGCCGGCGCAAGGGCGCGGCCGCGGTCTACCTGGAGACCTGGCACTCCGACATCGAGGAGTTCCTGGAGCTGCGCGACAACACCGGCGAGGACGCCCGCCGTACGCACAACCTGAACCTCGCGCACTGGATCCCGGACGAGTTCATGCGCCGGGTGAACGAGGACGCCGTCTGGTCCCTCTTCTCCCCCGCCGACGTGCCCGAGCTGGTCGACCTGTGGGGCGACGAGTTCGACGCCGCGTACCGCAAGGCGGAGGAGGCGGGCCTCGCCAAGAAGACCATCCCGGCCCGCGACCTGTACGGCCGCATGATGCGCACCCTCGCACAGACCGGCAACGGCTGGATGACCTTCAAGGACGCCGCCAACCGCACCGCCAACCAGACGGCGGAGCCGGGCCACACCGTCCACTCCTCGAACCTGTGCACCGAGATCCTGGAGGTCACGGACGACGGCGAGACGGCGGTCTGCAACCTGGGCTCGGTCAACCTGGGCGCGTTCGTCGACACGGCGGCCGGCGACATCGACTGGGAGCGGCTGGACGAGACGGTCCGCACGGCCGTCACCTTCCTCGACCGCGTCGTCGACATCAACTTCTACCCGACCGAGCAGGCGGGCCGCTCCAACGCGAAGTGGCGCCCGGTCGGCCTCGGCGCGATGGGCCTCCAGGACGTCTTCTTCAAGCTGCGCGTCCCGTTCGACTCACCGCAGGCCAAGGCCCTGTCCACCCGTATCGCCGAGCGCATCATGCTCGCCGCGTACGAGGCCTCCGCGGACCTCGCCGAGCGCAACGGCCCGCTTCCGGCCTGGGAGAAGACCCGTACGGCCCGCGGAGTCCTCCACCCCGACCACTTCGACGTGGAACTCACCTGGCCGGAGCGCTGGACGGCCCTGCGGGAACGCATCGCCGCGGTCGGCATGCGCAACTCGCTCCTCCTCGCCATCGCCCCCACCGCCACGATCGCGTCGATCGCGGGCGTGTACGAGTGCATCGAGCCGCAGGTCTCGAACCTCTTCAAGCGCGAGACGCTCTCCGGCGAGTTCCTCCAGGTCAACTCCTACCTGGTGGCCGAGCTGAAGAAGCTCGGCGTGTGGGACGCGCAGACCCGCGAGGCGCTGCGCGAGTCCAACGGCTCGGTGCAGGGCTTCACCTGGGTGCCGCAGGACGTCCGTGACCTGTACCGCACGGCCTGGGAGATCCCGCAGCGCGGCCTCATCGACATGGCCGCCGCCCGCACCCCGTTCCTCGACCAGGCCCAGTCGCTGAACCTGTTCCTGGAGACGCCGACCATCGGCAAGCTCTCCTCGATGTACGCCTACGCCTGGAAGTCGGGCCTGAAGACGACGTACTACCTGCGCTCGCGCCCGGCGACCCGCATCGCCCGCGCCGCCCAGGCGCAGACGCAGCCCGAGAAGACCATCCCCGTCCAGCAGGCGGCCGACCCCGACGCCGTCGCCTGCTCCCTTGAGAACCCCGAGTCCTGCGAGGCCTGCCAGTAA
- a CDS encoding bifunctional albaflavenone monooxygenase/terpene synthase has translation MTVESVRPEAPQVLEPLSTPPLAGGGVPGLGHGWKLVRDPLGFLAQLRDHGDVVRLKLGPKTVYAVTTPELTGALALSPDYEIGGPLWESLEGLLGKKGVATANGPQHRRQRRTIQPAFRADVIHEYGSIMEEEARAFATRMVPGETIDCTSESFRVAVRIASRCLLRGQFMDERAERLSIALGAVFRGMYRRMVIPAGPLYRLPLPSHRQFDRALADLHDIVDEITAERRASGQKPDDLLTALLDAKDDNGDPIDEQEIHDQVVAILTPGSETIASTIMWLLQVLTEHPEQADRVSKEVESVTGGRPVGFDDVRRLSHTNNVVIETLRLHPAVWILTRRAVTETDLGGYRIPAGADIVYSPYAIQRDPRSYQQHLDFDPDRWLPERSKEIGKYAMRPFSLGNRKCPSDHFSMAQLSLITATVASRWRFEQVSGSHDAPHVGITLRPHELLLKAVPR, from the coding sequence ATGACCGTCGAGTCTGTGCGACCCGAGGCGCCTCAGGTGCTGGAGCCGCTGTCCACCCCGCCCCTCGCGGGGGGCGGAGTACCCGGCCTCGGCCACGGCTGGAAACTGGTCCGCGACCCGCTGGGCTTCCTGGCCCAACTGCGCGACCACGGCGACGTCGTCCGGCTCAAACTGGGCCCCAAGACGGTGTACGCCGTCACCACCCCCGAGCTCACTGGGGCGCTGGCGCTCAGCCCTGACTACGAGATCGGCGGCCCGCTGTGGGAGTCCCTCGAAGGGCTGCTCGGCAAGAAGGGGGTCGCGACGGCCAACGGGCCGCAGCACCGGCGTCAGCGGCGGACGATCCAGCCGGCGTTCCGGGCCGACGTCATCCACGAGTACGGGTCGATCATGGAGGAGGAGGCGCGCGCGTTCGCGACGCGCATGGTGCCGGGGGAGACGATCGACTGCACGTCGGAGTCGTTCCGCGTCGCCGTCCGCATCGCGTCCCGCTGTCTGCTGCGCGGCCAGTTCATGGACGAGCGGGCCGAGCGGCTGAGCATCGCGCTCGGCGCCGTGTTCCGCGGCATGTACCGGCGCATGGTGATCCCGGCGGGGCCGCTCTATCGGCTGCCGCTTCCGTCCCACCGCCAATTCGACCGCGCATTGGCCGATTTGCATGACATCGTCGACGAGATCACCGCCGAACGGCGGGCATCTGGTCAAAAGCCGGACGATTTGCTGACGGCATTGCTGGACGCGAAGGACGACAACGGCGACCCCATCGACGAACAGGAGATCCACGACCAAGTCGTCGCGATACTCACCCCCGGCAGCGAAACCATCGCGTCCACGATCATGTGGCTCCTGCAAGTCCTCACCGAACATCCGGAACAGGCGGACCGGGTGAGCAAGGAGGTCGAATCCGTCACGGGCGGCCGGCCCGTCGGATTCGACGACGTCCGGAGGCTGTCGCACACGAACAATGTCGTCATCGAGACGCTGCGTTTGCACCCCGCCGTATGGATATTGACGCGGCGCGCGGTGACCGAAACCGACCTGGGCGGCTATCGCATTCCGGCCGGTGCCGACATCGTCTACAGCCCGTACGCGATCCAGCGCGATCCCCGGTCGTACCAGCAGCACCTGGATTTCGACCCCGACCGCTGGCTTCCGGAACGGTCCAAGGAGATAGGGAAGTACGCGATGCGCCCGTTCAGCCTGGGCAACCGGAAGTGCCCGAGTGACCACTTCTCGATGGCCCAGCTCAGCCTGATCACGGCGACCGTGGCGTCCAGGTGGCGCTTCGAGCAGGTGTCCGGCTCCCACGACGCGCCCCATGTCGGCATCACCCTGCGGCCGCACGAACTGCTGCTCAAGGCAGTGCCCCGCTAG
- the def gene encoding peptide deformylase: MAQQDTDQQHVGVLPVDDEGFVIDTEDGEERETAYRERGTSRPITVVGNPVLHKECKDVTEFGDELDQLVADMFASQRTAEGVGLAANQIGVDLKVFVYDCMDDEGKQHVGVVCNPVLVELPAEQRRLDDSNEGCLSVPTAYAPLARPDYAEVTGQDEKGNPIKVRGTGYFARCLQHETDHLYGYLYIDRLSKRERKDALRQMAENEPRYEIVAND, translated from the coding sequence ATGGCGCAGCAGGACACCGATCAGCAGCACGTGGGCGTGCTCCCCGTGGACGACGAGGGCTTCGTCATCGACACCGAGGACGGTGAGGAGCGTGAGACGGCCTACCGTGAGCGTGGGACCTCGCGGCCGATCACGGTCGTCGGGAACCCGGTGCTGCACAAGGAGTGCAAGGACGTCACCGAGTTCGGGGACGAGCTGGACCAGCTGGTCGCCGACATGTTCGCCAGCCAGCGCACCGCCGAGGGCGTGGGCCTGGCCGCGAACCAGATCGGCGTCGACCTGAAGGTCTTCGTCTACGACTGCATGGACGACGAGGGCAAGCAGCACGTGGGCGTCGTCTGCAACCCCGTGCTCGTCGAGCTGCCCGCCGAGCAGCGCCGCCTGGACGACAGCAACGAGGGCTGCCTCTCGGTGCCGACCGCGTACGCGCCGCTGGCCCGCCCCGACTACGCCGAGGTCACCGGGCAGGACGAGAAGGGCAACCCGATCAAGGTGCGCGGCACCGGCTACTTCGCGCGCTGCCTCCAGCACGAGACGGACCACCTGTACGGCTACCTGTACATCGACCGGCTCTCCAAGCGCGAGCGCAAGGACGCGCTGCGGCAGATGGCCGAGAACGAGCCCCGCTACGAAATCGTCGCGAACGACTGA
- a CDS encoding GlxA family transcriptional regulator yields the protein MLKNVAAVLLDGVHPFELGVVCEVFGLDRSDEGLPVYDFAIASAEGPTLGTHVAGFTVSTPHGLDRLDEADLVVVPAGDTYAVRDYPPALLDALRRAVERGARVLSVCSGVFVLGAAGLLDGRRCAVHWHHAEALGRQYPRAIVEPDVLYVDEDPVITSAGTAAGIDACLHLVRKEHGPEVANAIARRMVVPPHRDGGQAQYIERPLPRSPCDTVGEVLVWMQQHLDEEVTVEQLAARAHMSPRTFARRFQQETGTTPYRWILRQRVLLAQELLESSDETMDAVAGRTGFGNAAALRHQFVRSLGTTPQAYRRTFRGPRAA from the coding sequence ATGCTGAAGAACGTGGCCGCAGTGCTGCTCGACGGTGTGCATCCCTTCGAACTCGGCGTCGTCTGCGAGGTGTTCGGCCTCGACCGGAGCGACGAGGGGCTGCCCGTGTACGACTTCGCGATCGCCTCGGCCGAGGGCCCGACCCTCGGCACCCATGTCGCCGGGTTCACCGTCTCCACCCCGCACGGCCTCGACCGGCTCGACGAGGCCGACCTCGTCGTCGTGCCGGCCGGGGACACCTACGCCGTGCGCGACTACCCGCCCGCGCTGCTCGACGCGCTGCGCCGGGCCGTCGAGCGCGGTGCCCGGGTGCTCAGCGTCTGCTCCGGCGTCTTCGTGCTGGGCGCGGCCGGGCTGCTCGACGGGCGGCGCTGCGCGGTGCACTGGCATCACGCGGAGGCGCTCGGCCGGCAGTATCCGCGGGCGATCGTCGAGCCGGACGTGCTGTACGTCGACGAGGACCCGGTGATCACCTCGGCGGGCACCGCGGCCGGAATCGACGCCTGCCTGCATCTGGTGCGCAAGGAGCACGGCCCGGAGGTCGCCAACGCCATCGCCCGCCGCATGGTCGTACCGCCGCATCGCGACGGCGGCCAGGCCCAGTACATCGAGCGCCCGCTGCCCCGCTCCCCCTGCGACACCGTCGGCGAGGTGCTGGTGTGGATGCAGCAGCACCTCGACGAGGAGGTGACCGTCGAGCAGCTCGCGGCCCGCGCCCATATGTCCCCGCGCACCTTCGCGCGCCGCTTCCAGCAGGAGACCGGCACCACGCCGTACCGCTGGATCCTGCGCCAACGGGTGCTGCTGGCCCAGGAGTTGCTGGAGTCCTCGGACGAGACGATGGACGCGGTCGCGGGCCGCACCGGGTTCGGGAACGCGGCCGCGCTGCGCCATCAGTTCGTCCGGAGTCTGGGGACGACCCCGCAGGCGTACCGGCGCACGTTCAGGGGCCCGCGGGCTGCCTGA
- a CDS encoding ribonucleotide-diphosphate reductase subunit beta, which translates to MTTAPEKTEKNLLDPGFELTLRPMRYPDFYERYRDAIKNTWTVEEVDLHSDVADLAKLSQGEQHMIGRLVAFFATGDSIVANNLVLTLYKHINSPEARLYLSRQLFEEAVHVQFYLTLLDTYLPDPEDRAAAFDAVENIPSIREKAEFCFKWINEVEKLERLETQADRRRFLLNLICFAACIEGLFFYGAFAYVYWFRSRGLLHGLATGTNWVFRDETMHMSFAFEVVDTVRKEEPELFDDQLQQQVTDMIREAVEAELQFGRDLCGDGLPGMNTDSMRQYLECVADQRLQRLGFAPVYGSENPFSFMELQGVQELTNFFERRPSAYQVAVEGSVSFDDEF; encoded by the coding sequence ATGACGACCGCCCCCGAAAAGACCGAGAAGAACCTCCTCGACCCGGGCTTCGAACTCACCCTCCGCCCCATGCGCTACCCGGACTTCTACGAGCGCTACCGGGACGCGATCAAGAACACCTGGACCGTCGAGGAGGTCGACCTCCACTCGGACGTCGCCGACCTCGCGAAGCTCTCGCAGGGCGAGCAGCACATGATCGGCCGGCTGGTCGCGTTCTTCGCGACGGGCGACTCGATCGTGGCGAACAACCTCGTGCTGACGCTGTACAAGCACATCAACTCCCCCGAGGCGCGCCTGTATCTCTCCCGGCAGCTCTTCGAGGAAGCGGTCCACGTCCAGTTCTATCTGACCCTGCTGGACACCTATCTCCCCGACCCGGAGGACCGCGCCGCCGCCTTCGACGCCGTCGAGAACATCCCCTCCATCCGCGAGAAGGCAGAGTTCTGCTTCAAGTGGATCAACGAGGTCGAGAAGCTGGAGCGCCTGGAGACCCAGGCCGACCGCCGCCGCTTCCTGCTCAACCTGATCTGCTTCGCCGCGTGCATCGAGGGCCTCTTCTTCTACGGTGCCTTCGCGTACGTCTACTGGTTCCGCAGCCGGGGTCTGCTGCACGGCCTGGCGACGGGCACCAACTGGGTGTTCCGCGACGAGACCATGCACATGTCCTTCGCCTTCGAGGTGGTCGACACGGTCCGCAAGGAGGAGCCGGAGCTCTTCGACGACCAGCTCCAGCAGCAGGTCACCGACATGATCCGCGAGGCTGTCGAAGCCGAGCTGCAGTTCGGCCGCGATCTGTGCGGTGACGGTCTGCCGGGCATGAACACCGACTCGATGCGGCAGTACCTGGAGTGCGTCGCCGACCAGCGCCTCCAGCGGCTGGGCTTCGCGCCGGTGTACGGCTCCGAGAACCCCTTCTCCTTCATGGAGCTCCAGGGTGTTCAGGAGCTGACCAACTTCTTCGAGCGGCGCCCGTCGGCGTACCAGGTCGCGGTGGAAGGGTCGGTCTCCTTCGACGACGAGTTCTAG